A stretch of Chanodichthys erythropterus isolate Z2021 chromosome 20, ASM2448905v1, whole genome shotgun sequence DNA encodes these proteins:
- the vgll4a gene encoding transcription cofactor vestigial-like protein 4 isoform X1, translated as MDILINRYTNKMNNNISRLHCNPYEDDSGASGVLLNSGCQPVSPTKRKHHENEDSDEEHVNKMRSHLMFFFSRDFFRRNPNGEAVNQESWNYSSFGQASLSALHSRHVFAPFPIFAVDQPIEMTKQSSEPTRSMLLIPGSGTKPQQVRLTQSEINRPSVITCAPASNRPCSLSSCHMSPNSCTSGSSNKTNANPECDPVIEEHFRRSLGQIYEEPVPVSNSVSITGSVDDHFTKALGDAWLQIKAKGSGGTAPNHEGRC; from the exons atggatattttgattaatCGATACACCAATAAAATGAACAATAACATCAGCAGGCTGCATTGTAATCCGTATGAGG ATGACTCAGGGGCATCTGGGGTTTTGCTGAACTCAGGCTGTCAACCCGTGAGCCCAACAAAGAGAAAACACCATGAAAACGAAGACTCTGATGAAGAGCACGTGAACAAAATGAGATCACATCT catgttttttttttctcgtgaTTTTTTTAGGAGAAATCCAAATGGAGAGGCTGTAAATCAGGAGTCATGGAATTACAGTTCATTTGGACAGGCGTCTCTGAGCGCTCTCCATAGCCGTCATGTATTCGCACCTTTCCCCATTTTTGCGGTGGATCAACCAATTGAGATGACCAAACAAAGCTCAGAACCTACTAGGAGCATGCTTCTTATTCCTGGATCCGGCACAAAACCACAGCAGGTCAGACTTACACAGTCTGAAATA AACCGTCCATCTGTAATCACCTGTGCCCCTGCCAGCAACCGGCCTTGCAGTCTTTCCAGCTGCCACATGTCCCCTAACAGCTGCACATCTGGATCCTCCAACAAGACCAACG CAAACCCTGAGTGTGACCCTGTGATTGAGGAGCACTTCCGCCGCAGTCTGGGGCAGATCTACGAGGAGCCCGTGCCTGTCTCTAACTCCGTGTCCATCACAGGCTCAGTGGATGACCACTTCACTAAAGCACTGGGGGACGCCTGGCTACAGATCAAAGCCAAGGGCAGTGGCGGTACAGCACCGAACCATGAGGGGCGATGTTAG
- the vgll4a gene encoding transcription cofactor vestigial-like protein 4 isoform X2, which translates to MDILINRYTNKMNNNISRLHCNPYEDDSGASGVLLNSGCQPVSPTKRKHHENEDSDEEHVNKMRSHLMFFFSRDFFRRNPNGEAVNQESWNYSSFGQASLSALHSRHVFAPFPIFAVDQPIEMTKQSSEPTRSMLLIPGSGTKPQQNRPSVITCAPASNRPCSLSSCHMSPNSCTSGSSNKTNANPECDPVIEEHFRRSLGQIYEEPVPVSNSVSITGSVDDHFTKALGDAWLQIKAKGSGGTAPNHEGRC; encoded by the exons atggatattttgattaatCGATACACCAATAAAATGAACAATAACATCAGCAGGCTGCATTGTAATCCGTATGAGG ATGACTCAGGGGCATCTGGGGTTTTGCTGAACTCAGGCTGTCAACCCGTGAGCCCAACAAAGAGAAAACACCATGAAAACGAAGACTCTGATGAAGAGCACGTGAACAAAATGAGATCACATCT catgttttttttttctcgtgaTTTTTTTAGGAGAAATCCAAATGGAGAGGCTGTAAATCAGGAGTCATGGAATTACAGTTCATTTGGACAGGCGTCTCTGAGCGCTCTCCATAGCCGTCATGTATTCGCACCTTTCCCCATTTTTGCGGTGGATCAACCAATTGAGATGACCAAACAAAGCTCAGAACCTACTAGGAGCATGCTTCTTATTCCTGGATCCGGCACAAAACCACAGCAG AACCGTCCATCTGTAATCACCTGTGCCCCTGCCAGCAACCGGCCTTGCAGTCTTTCCAGCTGCCACATGTCCCCTAACAGCTGCACATCTGGATCCTCCAACAAGACCAACG CAAACCCTGAGTGTGACCCTGTGATTGAGGAGCACTTCCGCCGCAGTCTGGGGCAGATCTACGAGGAGCCCGTGCCTGTCTCTAACTCCGTGTCCATCACAGGCTCAGTGGATGACCACTTCACTAAAGCACTGGGGGACGCCTGGCTACAGATCAAAGCCAAGGGCAGTGGCGGTACAGCACCGAACCATGAGGGGCGATGTTAG
- the vgll4a gene encoding transcription cofactor vestigial-like protein 4 isoform X3 encodes MDILINRYTNKMNNNISRLHCNPYEDDSGASGVLLNSGCQPVSPTKRKHHENEDSDEEHVNKMRSHLRNPNGEAVNQESWNYSSFGQASLSALHSRHVFAPFPIFAVDQPIEMTKQSSEPTRSMLLIPGSGTKPQQVRLTQSEINRPSVITCAPASNRPCSLSSCHMSPNSCTSGSSNKTNANPECDPVIEEHFRRSLGQIYEEPVPVSNSVSITGSVDDHFTKALGDAWLQIKAKGSGGTAPNHEGRC; translated from the exons atggatattttgattaatCGATACACCAATAAAATGAACAATAACATCAGCAGGCTGCATTGTAATCCGTATGAGG ATGACTCAGGGGCATCTGGGGTTTTGCTGAACTCAGGCTGTCAACCCGTGAGCCCAACAAAGAGAAAACACCATGAAAACGAAGACTCTGATGAAGAGCACGTGAACAAAATGAGATCACATCT GAGAAATCCAAATGGAGAGGCTGTAAATCAGGAGTCATGGAATTACAGTTCATTTGGACAGGCGTCTCTGAGCGCTCTCCATAGCCGTCATGTATTCGCACCTTTCCCCATTTTTGCGGTGGATCAACCAATTGAGATGACCAAACAAAGCTCAGAACCTACTAGGAGCATGCTTCTTATTCCTGGATCCGGCACAAAACCACAGCAGGTCAGACTTACACAGTCTGAAATA AACCGTCCATCTGTAATCACCTGTGCCCCTGCCAGCAACCGGCCTTGCAGTCTTTCCAGCTGCCACATGTCCCCTAACAGCTGCACATCTGGATCCTCCAACAAGACCAACG CAAACCCTGAGTGTGACCCTGTGATTGAGGAGCACTTCCGCCGCAGTCTGGGGCAGATCTACGAGGAGCCCGTGCCTGTCTCTAACTCCGTGTCCATCACAGGCTCAGTGGATGACCACTTCACTAAAGCACTGGGGGACGCCTGGCTACAGATCAAAGCCAAGGGCAGTGGCGGTACAGCACCGAACCATGAGGGGCGATGTTAG
- the vgll4a gene encoding transcription cofactor vestigial-like protein 4 isoform X4, giving the protein MDILINRYTNKMNNNISRLHCNPYEDDSGASGVLLNSGCQPVSPTKRKHHENEDSDEEHVNKMRSHLRNPNGEAVNQESWNYSSFGQASLSALHSRHVFAPFPIFAVDQPIEMTKQSSEPTRSMLLIPGSGTKPQQNRPSVITCAPASNRPCSLSSCHMSPNSCTSGSSNKTNANPECDPVIEEHFRRSLGQIYEEPVPVSNSVSITGSVDDHFTKALGDAWLQIKAKGSGGTAPNHEGRC; this is encoded by the exons atggatattttgattaatCGATACACCAATAAAATGAACAATAACATCAGCAGGCTGCATTGTAATCCGTATGAGG ATGACTCAGGGGCATCTGGGGTTTTGCTGAACTCAGGCTGTCAACCCGTGAGCCCAACAAAGAGAAAACACCATGAAAACGAAGACTCTGATGAAGAGCACGTGAACAAAATGAGATCACATCT GAGAAATCCAAATGGAGAGGCTGTAAATCAGGAGTCATGGAATTACAGTTCATTTGGACAGGCGTCTCTGAGCGCTCTCCATAGCCGTCATGTATTCGCACCTTTCCCCATTTTTGCGGTGGATCAACCAATTGAGATGACCAAACAAAGCTCAGAACCTACTAGGAGCATGCTTCTTATTCCTGGATCCGGCACAAAACCACAGCAG AACCGTCCATCTGTAATCACCTGTGCCCCTGCCAGCAACCGGCCTTGCAGTCTTTCCAGCTGCCACATGTCCCCTAACAGCTGCACATCTGGATCCTCCAACAAGACCAACG CAAACCCTGAGTGTGACCCTGTGATTGAGGAGCACTTCCGCCGCAGTCTGGGGCAGATCTACGAGGAGCCCGTGCCTGTCTCTAACTCCGTGTCCATCACAGGCTCAGTGGATGACCACTTCACTAAAGCACTGGGGGACGCCTGGCTACAGATCAAAGCCAAGGGCAGTGGCGGTACAGCACCGAACCATGAGGGGCGATGTTAG